From a single Poecilia reticulata strain Guanapo linkage group LG2, Guppy_female_1.0+MT, whole genome shotgun sequence genomic region:
- the cldn10e gene encoding claudin-10 — translation MKIRVVQIWGFLMTVLGWVFVACTMAMEGWKIASVGGMGGSSIIKVAWHWSSLWRKCFTDSTAVTNCYDFPALWSVDGYVQIVRGLLMGALSLGMLGFILSLLGMECTYIGGKDPSKYKKIFIGGLCHIISGALSTCGYAMYSEYVIIKNFDSNLTGLEYSLGTPMFLGWVGSAFHMTGGFFYLWSVCKPLCGRGERVIKVKPQPDQETNKPTTASSAVSEVTSNTTLSSISELSSQSERSNVSSSSKSAHTSKSGGTARSGRTPRSNGTSEYGSGSRSGSEFQSGRSLESSLFTLSESRSSSRSSWNSGSSQSSSHSSQSSHTVSSLSGSLRSGATPFVKTSYI, via the exons ATGAAGATCAGAGTGGTCCAAATCTGGGGATTTTTAATGACTGTGTTAGGCTGGGTTTTTGTGGCCTGCACTATGGCTATGGAGGGCTGGAAGATAGCCTCAGTAGGTGGAATGGGTGGTTCGTCCATCATTAAAGTGGCATGGCACTGGTCCAGCTtatggagaaaatgtttcaccGATTCAACTGCAGTCACCAACTGCTATGATTTCCCTGCGCTGTGGTCTGTGGACG GGTATGTTCAAATAGTGCGAGGCCTACTGATGGGAGCTCTTTCTCTGGGTATGCTGGGGTTCATACTCAGCCTGCTTGGTATGGAATGCACCTATATTGGGGGTAAAGACCCTTCAAAGTACAAGAAGATCTTTATAGGTGGATTGTGTCACATCATCAGtg GTGCATTGTCCACATGTGGGTATGCCATGTATTCAGAGTACGTCATAATCAAAAACTTCGATTCTAACCTGACTGGACTCGA GTATAGCCTTGGCACGCCGATGTTCCTTGGCTGGGTGGGCTCGGCCTTTCACATGACTGGTGGCTTTTTCTATCTGTGGTCCGTGTGCAAGCCGCTCTGTGGAAGAGGAGAAAG ggtAATTAAGGTAAAACCACAGCCAGACCAGGAGACAAATAAGCCCACCACAGCTTCTTCTGCTGTATCTGAGGTCACCTCCAATACCACACTGTCGTCCATCTCTGAGCTGTCGTCCCAGTCCGAGCGTTCGAATGTATCCTCGTCTTCCAAATCGGCACACACGTCCAAATCTGGGGGCACGGCCAGGTCGGGACGGACCCCCAGATCAAATGGAACCTCTGAATATGGTTCAGGATCCAGATCAGGATCTGAGTTCCAGTCAGGCCGGTCCTTAGAGTCCAGCCTGTTTACTTTGTCGGAATCAAGGAGCAGCAGTCGGAGCAGTTGGAACAGCGGCAGCAGTCAAAGCAGCAGTCACAGCAGTCAAAGCAGCCACACAGTGTCCTCGCTGTCTGGTAGTTTGAGAAGCGGAGCTACACCGTTTGTGAAAACGTCCTACATTTGA